In Rhodobacteraceae bacterium LMO-JJ12, a single window of DNA contains:
- the sdhC gene encoding succinate dehydrogenase, cytochrome b556 subunit: MQSYRNHSLWFAFLLHRLSGLALALFLPTHFYVLSLALTSPDRLDGFLHWAEQPIVKLAEGGLVFLLAVHFFGGLRLLALEFLPWPPRHKTLAAAALSGAVLVSGLFLLKAV; this comes from the coding sequence ATGCAAAGCTATCGCAATCATTCTTTGTGGTTCGCCTTTCTGCTGCATCGTTTGTCGGGGTTGGCGCTGGCGCTGTTCCTGCCGACCCATTTCTATGTGCTGTCTCTGGCGCTGACTTCGCCCGACCGGCTTGACGGGTTCCTGCATTGGGCCGAGCAGCCCATCGTCAAACTGGCCGAAGGCGGCTTGGTCTTCCTGCTGGCGGTGCATTTCTTTGGCGGGTTGCGGCTATTGGCGTTGGAATTCTTGCCCTGGCCACCCCGCCACAAGACCCTGGCTGCTGCCGCCCTGTCCGGCGCAGTTCTGGTATCCGGGCTTTTCCTTTTGAAGGCGGTGTAA
- a CDS encoding integrase arm-type DNA-binding domain-containing protein, producing the protein MGRAINRLSASEVKAASIGKHADGGGLWLVRRVDGGAQWVLRVTIHGRRREMGLGAYPDRSLKEAREEAEKWRAVARQGLDPIKERDRQRREAARNIHMLADIALDAFESRKAELKGDGKAGRWFSPLELHVLPKLGKVPVADIDQKDIRDTLAPIWHTKADTARKAMNRLSIVMRHASALGLEVDLQATEKAKALLGKQRHTVTNIPSLPWQDVPEFYQSLGGSITELALRLLILTGARSSPLRNIHVDQIEGNVWTIPAEDMKGRKGATNDFRVPLSTEAQRVIAEAHKFARDGFLFPGVKRGVISDMTMTALMDRRGMKERPHGFRTSLRVWLAEATNAPHDVAEMCISHMVGSKTVQAYKRTDFLEQRRALMERWSGLATGQYGKAIEFVPRDVS; encoded by the coding sequence ATGGGCCGTGCCATAAATCGACTGAGTGCATCCGAGGTGAAGGCCGCCAGCATCGGCAAACATGCGGACGGCGGGGGGCTTTGGTTGGTCAGGCGCGTGGACGGAGGCGCGCAATGGGTGCTGCGTGTCACCATACACGGCAGGCGACGCGAAATGGGCCTTGGGGCTTATCCTGACCGCTCATTGAAAGAGGCGCGCGAGGAAGCCGAAAAATGGCGGGCCGTAGCGCGGCAAGGTCTGGACCCAATCAAAGAACGCGACCGGCAGCGGCGCGAGGCCGCGCGCAATATCCACATGCTGGCCGATATCGCCCTGGACGCCTTCGAAAGCCGCAAGGCCGAACTGAAAGGCGACGGAAAGGCGGGGCGCTGGTTTTCGCCGCTTGAACTGCACGTCCTGCCAAAGCTGGGCAAGGTTCCGGTGGCCGATATCGACCAAAAGGATATTCGCGACACGCTGGCCCCTATCTGGCACACCAAAGCCGACACCGCGCGCAAGGCTATGAACCGTCTTAGCATCGTCATGCGTCACGCGTCGGCGCTGGGGCTGGAGGTTGATTTACAGGCGACGGAAAAGGCCAAGGCACTTTTGGGCAAACAACGGCATACGGTAACAAACATCCCTTCTCTCCCGTGGCAGGACGTCCCTGAATTTTATCAGTCCCTTGGGGGTAGTATTACAGAACTGGCTTTGCGACTGCTTATCCTGACGGGCGCGCGGTCTAGTCCGCTGCGCAATATCCATGTGGACCAGATCGAAGGAAACGTTTGGACCATCCCCGCCGAGGATATGAAAGGCCGCAAGGGCGCTACCAACGATTTTCGCGTCCCACTTTCAACCGAGGCCCAGCGCGTGATTGCAGAGGCGCACAAGTTTGCCCGCGACGGGTTCCTGTTTCCCGGCGTCAAGCGAGGCGTCATATCCGACATGACCATGACCGCTCTGATGGATCGGCGGGGCATGAAAGAGCGCCCCCACGGTTTCCGCACATCCCTGCGGGTCTGGTTGGCAGAGGCGACGAACGCGCCGCATGACGTGGCCGAAATGTGCATTAGCCACATGGTTGGGTCTAAGACGGTGCAAGCTTACAAGCGGACGGATTTTCTGGAGCAACGGCGGGCGTTGATGGAACGGTGGTCAGGATTAGCAACCGGACAATATGGAAAAGCTATCGA
- a CDS encoding fumarate hydratase, with protein MIPIDLIQSTAETLMNKAAIEIPEDYLEGLQAAARTEDGDLSSFVLKAMLENYEAAKEDRRAMCGDTGVPRWFVKMGNEAQIEGGPVALETALRRATAEATNGVPLRPNRVHPLWRTDHNNNVGIGAPEIEYGFEPDGDWIDLITVHKGGLFGTDYRMLFPSDGIEGIKRFYLDCLVAFGKRGLACQPAIIGIGLGGSKDTCMVLGKRASTLRIVGSRNSDPRIAALEDELKELGNSIGMGAMGFVGKNMVIDTNIEVGYCHTGGMQMSVHAFCLSSRRAVARLFPDGRVEYRTDPDWFTDYQRRESVEWEPLQEASHETA; from the coding sequence ATGATTCCTATCGACCTTATTCAATCCACCGCCGAAACGCTGATGAACAAGGCGGCCATCGAGATCCCCGAGGATTACCTTGAAGGGTTGCAGGCGGCGGCGAGGACCGAAGATGGAGATCTGTCCTCCTTTGTTCTGAAGGCCATGCTGGAAAACTACGAGGCCGCCAAAGAGGATCGCCGCGCCATGTGTGGGGATACCGGTGTGCCGCGCTGGTTCGTGAAGATGGGCAACGAGGCACAGATCGAAGGCGGACCGGTAGCGCTCGAAACCGCGCTGCGCCGCGCCACGGCTGAGGCGACCAACGGTGTACCCCTGCGCCCCAACCGGGTGCATCCGCTGTGGCGCACCGATCACAACAACAATGTCGGCATCGGCGCGCCCGAGATCGAATATGGGTTCGAACCGGACGGCGATTGGATTGACCTGATCACCGTGCACAAGGGCGGGCTCTTCGGCACTGACTACCGAATGCTGTTTCCCTCCGACGGGATCGAAGGCATCAAGCGGTTCTATCTTGATTGCCTTGTTGCCTTTGGCAAACGCGGGCTGGCCTGTCAGCCCGCGATCATCGGCATCGGGCTGGGCGGCTCCAAAGATACTTGCATGGTTCTGGGCAAACGCGCCTCGACCTTACGAATTGTAGGCAGTCGCAATTCGGACCCCAGGATAGCAGCCCTTGAGGACGAACTGAAAGAGCTGGGCAATTCGATCGGCATGGGCGCGATGGGATTTGTCGGCAAGAACATGGTGATCGATACCAATATCGAGGTGGGCTATTGTCACACCGGCGGTATGCAGATGTCGGTGCATGCCTTCTGCCTGTCGTCTCGCCGAGCAGTGGCACGGCTATTCCCCGACGGGCGGGTGGAATATCGCACCGATCCCGATTGGTTTACTGATTATCAACGCCGCGAATCCGTTGAATGGGAACCGCTTCAGGAGGCCAGCCATGAAACCGCGTGA
- a CDS encoding fumarate hydratase C-terminal domain-containing protein — protein sequence MKPREITLSTTPTSKEIAALRLGDIVYLDGLMYTAREGVYMRALEEKANIPMELPSESAANFHCSPAARINADGSFDMGAVTATASFRFAKWLPEWIAKTGAKLIIGKGGMSSKDYKDYFVPNGTVYLSTVGYGTGALLGRGVENVEAVHWNEELGLAQAMWVIRCRKMGPFIVASDLEGNCLFERENVKISQNLDRIYEGTKPATLKRFGETDDRSDELIG from the coding sequence ATGAAACCGCGTGAGATTACCCTGAGCACCACTCCAACGTCTAAAGAAATCGCGGCGCTGCGTCTGGGCGATATCGTCTATCTCGACGGGCTGATGTATACGGCGCGAGAGGGCGTCTATATGCGCGCGCTGGAGGAAAAGGCCAATATACCGATGGAACTACCGTCGGAAAGCGCGGCGAATTTCCACTGTTCGCCTGCCGCCCGGATCAATGCAGATGGTTCGTTTGACATGGGGGCGGTCACCGCTACGGCGAGTTTTCGCTTTGCCAAATGGCTGCCAGAATGGATCGCCAAGACCGGCGCCAAGTTGATCATCGGCAAGGGCGGCATGTCTTCAAAAGACTACAAGGACTATTTCGTTCCTAATGGTACAGTCTACCTGTCGACGGTTGGCTACGGCACCGGCGCGCTCTTGGGGCGCGGGGTTGAAAACGTCGAGGCCGTGCACTGGAACGAAGAGCTTGGACTGGCGCAGGCCATGTGGGTCATTCGTTGTCGCAAAATGGGCCCGTTTATCGTAGCCTCAGATCTCGAGGGCAACTGCCTGTTTGAGCGTGAGAACGTGAAGATCAGCCAAAACCTGGACCGAATCTACGAAGGCACCAAACCCGCCACCCTCAAACGCTTTGGCGAAACCGACGACCGGAGCGACGAATTAATCGGGTGA
- a CDS encoding FAD-binding protein: MNIERHDTDILILGTGGAGMFAALHAQQTAPEGTKITIAVKGLIGKCGCTRMVQGGYNVALGHGDSVERHFMDTINGGKWLPNQEMAWKLCEQAVVRVRELENEIGCFFDREADGRLHHKAFAGQTADRTVHKGDLTGIEIINRLMEQVLSRPIEKLPEHRAIGLIPTNDGSALAGVLFIDMRTGKFRFVRAKTVMMGTGGGPTMYKYHTPSGDKTMDGLAMALRAGLTLRDMEMVQFHPTGLLAGDHTRMTGTVLEEGLRGAGGQLIGHSGQRFMFDYDAKGERATRDVVSRGIYAEMRKNNNPEQEGVFISMAHLGPDNVRKKFKGMVNRCADSGFDLAAGTVEVVPTAHYFMGGVVVDADTRTAMEGLYVAGEDAGGAHGSNRLGGNGVANSTVYGGVAGDTMGIDIRKMGALRDPDEAVLAAEVERALRPLSKTPGHVLGLRQELQNAMWDDVGVMRTQTGMTRAIDRIAGIGGALLETGVDDSNLAFNLTWHDWLNMASLVEVSEVIAKAGLVRENSRGAHFREDFPDPGDLESSYFTVACKSGDRVEVSRENVQFSIVKPGETVLPEGEPETLVAQP; the protein is encoded by the coding sequence ATGAATATCGAACGTCACGACACCGATATCCTGATCCTCGGAACCGGCGGCGCCGGGATGTTTGCCGCGCTTCATGCCCAACAGACAGCGCCCGAGGGGACAAAGATTACGATTGCGGTCAAAGGCCTGATCGGGAAATGCGGCTGCACCCGCATGGTGCAGGGCGGCTATAACGTCGCGCTTGGCCATGGCGACAGCGTGGAGCGGCATTTCATGGACACGATTAACGGCGGCAAATGGCTGCCCAATCAGGAAATGGCGTGGAAGCTCTGCGAACAGGCCGTTGTGCGGGTGCGAGAGCTGGAAAACGAGATTGGCTGTTTCTTTGACCGTGAGGCCGATGGCCGTCTGCATCACAAGGCTTTTGCTGGGCAAACCGCCGACCGCACTGTGCATAAGGGCGACTTGACAGGCATCGAGATCATCAACCGGCTGATGGAGCAGGTGCTAAGCCGCCCGATCGAAAAGCTACCGGAGCACCGGGCTATCGGGTTGATTCCGACCAATGATGGCTCTGCCCTCGCCGGGGTTCTGTTCATCGACATGCGCACGGGCAAATTTCGTTTTGTCCGGGCCAAAACCGTCATGATGGGCACAGGAGGCGGCCCGACGATGTACAAGTATCACACACCTTCGGGTGACAAAACGATGGACGGGTTGGCCATGGCCCTGCGCGCAGGTCTGACCCTGCGTGATATGGAAATGGTGCAGTTCCACCCCACCGGCTTGCTCGCGGGCGATCACACCCGGATGACCGGCACCGTGCTGGAAGAAGGGCTGCGCGGCGCAGGCGGGCAGTTGATCGGCCATTCCGGCCAGCGCTTCATGTTTGACTATGACGCCAAGGGCGAGCGGGCCACCCGTGACGTGGTTAGCCGTGGCATCTATGCCGAGATGCGCAAGAACAACAATCCCGAGCAAGAGGGCGTGTTCATCTCGATGGCGCATCTGGGGCCAGATAATGTGCGTAAGAAGTTCAAGGGCATGGTTAACCGCTGTGCTGACAGCGGTTTCGATCTGGCCGCAGGCACGGTCGAGGTGGTGCCGACCGCGCATTATTTCATGGGCGGTGTGGTGGTTGATGCGGACACCAGGACTGCGATGGAGGGGCTCTATGTAGCCGGAGAAGACGCGGGCGGCGCGCATGGGTCAAACCGTCTTGGCGGCAACGGAGTGGCCAACTCTACCGTCTATGGCGGTGTGGCCGGTGACACGATGGGGATAGATATCCGCAAGATGGGCGCTTTGCGCGACCCGGATGAGGCAGTGCTCGCAGCCGAAGTTGAGCGTGCCCTGCGGCCCTTGTCCAAGACGCCTGGTCATGTTCTGGGCTTACGCCAGGAACTGCAAAACGCAATGTGGGATGATGTGGGCGTTATGCGCACGCAAACCGGGATGACCCGAGCAATTGACCGCATTGCCGGGATCGGGGGCGCGTTGCTGGAAACCGGTGTCGACGACTCAAACCTCGCCTTCAACCTGACTTGGCATGATTGGCTGAACATGGCCTCGCTGGTCGAGGTGTCTGAGGTGATTGCCAAAGCGGGGCTCGTGCGCGAGAACTCGCGTGGTGCGCATTTTCGTGAAGATTTCCCGGACCCTGGCGATCTCGAAAGCTCCTACTTCACCGTCGCCTGCAAGTCCGGCGACCGCGTCGAGGTGAGCCGCGAAAACGTGCAGTTCTCCATCGTCAAGCCCGGAGAAACCGTTCTGCCAGAAGGCGAACCCGAAACATTGGTGGCGCAACCATGA